A region from the Melanotaenia boesemani isolate fMelBoe1 chromosome 11, fMelBoe1.pri, whole genome shotgun sequence genome encodes:
- the rassf2b gene encoding ras association domain-containing protein 2b, which yields MDDTQDGVQIGENKFVSKATVLSHLKTYNLYYEGQNLQLRHREEEGELIVEGLLNIFWGLRRPIRLQMQDDHERIRPPPSSTSWHSGCNLDSQGSPNTEGQQSPPSVEVTPPDSKPEDNEEIEEHSEEDSESSAQLLRTKSDAGVLRRGQRRSPSDQRKIRRHRFSINGHFYNHKTAVFTPAFGSVTNVRINSCMTTPQVLRVLLNKFKIENSPDDFALYLVHTSGERVKLKRTDYPLVLRVMQGPCEQVCKVFLTEEDLGEEVTYDVAQYIKFEMPVLQSFITKLKEEEDREVQKLRRRYNYLRCIIEKQLRCYVEETKCM from the exons ATGGATGATACACAGGATGGGGTTCAGATTGGAGAGAACAAGTTTGTCAGCAA GGCAACAGTCCTCTCACATCTGAAAACATACAACCTTTATTATGAGggacagaacctgcagctccgGCACAGAGAA GAAGAGGGGGAGCTGATTGTTGAGGGCTTGCTAAATATCTTTTGGGGCCTGCGGCGACCAATCAGGCTTCAGATGCAGGATGACCATGAGCGAATTCGACCACCCCCCTCCTCCACATCCTGGCACTCTGGTTGCAATCTGGACAGTCAAGG TTCACCCAACACAGAAGGTCAGCAGAGTCCACCAAGTGTGGAGGTGACGCCACCTGACAGTAAACCAGAGGATAACGAAGAAATTGAGGAACACTCGGAAG AGGACAGTGAGAGCTCCGCTCAGCTCCTCAGGACAAAGAGCGATGCTGGAGTTTTAAGAAGAGGTCAGCGAAGGTCCCCAAGTGACCAGAGAAAAATCAGACGCCATCGATTCTCTATTAACGGACACTTCTATAACCATAAG aCGGCAGTGTTCACGCCTGCTTTTGGTTCAGTCACTAATGTTCGGATCAACAGCTGCATGACGACGCCTCAGGTGCTGCGAGTTCTTCTCAACAAGTTTAAAATTGAAAACAGCCCAGATGATTTTGCGCTGTATCTTGTCCATACAAGTGGAG AGCGTGTCAAACTCAAGCGGACTGACTATCCTCTAGTGCTGAGAGTAATGCAGGGTCCATGTGAGCAGGTCTGCAAGGTTTTCCTCACGGAAGAAGACTTGGGTGAAGAAGTCACATATGAT GTGGCGCAATATATCAAGTTTGAGATGCCTGTTCTGCAGAGTTTCATCACCAAGCTtaaggaagaggaggacagagaggtGCAGAAACTCAGGAGAAG GTATAATTACCTGCGCTGTATAATTGAAAAGCAGCTCCGTTGTTATGTAGAAGAGACAAAGTGTATGTGA
- the sprn2 gene encoding shadow of prion protein 2, which yields MWGLQKLPITVVLCLLLLASLLPSSEARRGRGGGGFGRGMGGGGFSRGWGGQAYRPVQSSGPSAGKIAGAAAAGAVGGAMLGSALSRPGHGYGYGGGYGGYGGYGGYGGYGGYGGYGGGFGPSRYGGGYGSRPAYEPEGSGDLEYYTGASSGPIYNSIIVVIGSLMSLFIGHWVAVM from the coding sequence ATGTGGGGCCTGCAAAAACTTCCCATCACGGTGGTCCTCTGTTTGCTTCTTCTTGCTTCACTGTTGCCCAGCTCTGAGGCTCGCCGTGGTCGTGGAGGAGGAGGCTTTGGCAGAGGAATGGGAGGAGGTGGCTTCAGCCGGGGATGGGGCGGTCAGGCCTATAGACCCGTCCAGAGCAGTGGTCCCAGTGCAGGAAAAATAGCCGgggcagctgctgcaggagcAGTAGGGGGAGCTATGCTGGGATCTGCACTGAGTCGCCCCGGGCACGGGTATGGATATGGTGGAGGTTATGGTGGATATGGTGGATACGGAGGTTATGGAGGTTATGGGGGATATGGAGGATATGGAGGGGGATTCGGCCCCTCACGATATGGCGGTGGCTATGGTTCTAGGCCTGCCTATGAGCCTGAGGGCTCTGGTGATTTGGAGTACTATACTGGAGCCTCCAGTGGCCCCATCTACAACAGCATCATTGTTGTCATTGGATCCCTAATGTCCCTGTTCATTGGCCACTGGGTGGCAGTCATGTAG
- the LOC121649541 gene encoding prisilkin-39-like, whose product MKLNSLGVLCLLLLLFHTPFLLAKKGGGFGKSFSSKKSSPSNRGTTHANTAKNHGSTSHSGYPKQYGQNNQGGHQGGAGHRGYPQQGGGGSTYGRGHGSYKGYGSYGGHGGYGGYPAYGGYPGGYINQNPKNKIMSPQYGGSFGYGGYGTRGGSPFSQSVHSMGYYPSSKSKGFGRSAVMAAAGGAVAGMAVGYGLGRFPRPHFQFHNPREEYYYNQYMYRKYGTKSSDTNDYSRDYSYNPPPHTYDSYMDSCMKRTDLLSSTSQKPKYKASSTTSVETIQSDTVASAADSDTSNNTTKTNSSAAENPSTSAQSSSRPPNQPGASPVPPASPTINSAEDDDTVSIMEIGYPALIEQLKVRRCLELYMVYSEKYLMKQTGGAQVLKMGFHGHLAVVFSTVLMLINSNMLMSLH is encoded by the coding sequence ATGAAGCTGAATTCCTTGGGTGTGCTATGTCTGTTACTTCTTTTGTTTCATACCCCTTTTTTACTGGCCAAGAAAGGAGGTGGATTTGGGAAAAGCTTTAGCTCAAAGAAGTCCTCTCCGTCCAACCGAGGTACCACACATGCAAATACAGCCAAAAACCACGGCTCCACCTCTCATAGTGGATATCCCAAACAATATGGACAAAACAACCAAGGAGGCCACCAAGGTGGGGCAGGGCATCGAGGTTACCCTCAGCAGGGTGGAGGAGGCTCCACATATGGAAGAGGTCATGGAAGCTATAAAGGTTATGGCAGTTATGGAGGTCATGGTGGGTATGGTGGTTATCCTGCTTATGGAGGTTATCCAGGTGGATACATCAACCAAAATCCCAAGAACAAAATCATGAGCCCTCAGTATGGTGGTAGTTTTGGTTATGGGGGCTATGGCACCAGGGGGGGCTCTCCATTTTCCCAGTCAGTCCATTCAATGGGGTATTATCCCAGTTCCAAATCCAAAGGGTTTGGGCGCAGTGCAGTTATGGCAGCAGCTGGAGGGGCTGTGGCAGGAATGGCCGTGGGCTATGGGTTAGGAAGGTTCCCTCGCCCTCACTTCCAGTTCCACAACCCTCGGGAGGAGTATTACTACAACCAGTACATGTACAGGAAGTATGGTACGAAGTCCTCTGACACCAATGACTACAGCAGAGATTATTCGTACAACCCACCCCCTCATACCTATGATAGCTACATGGACTCCTGCATGAAGAGAACAGATCTTCTATCTTCAACCAGTCAAAAACCAAAATATAAAGCCAGTTCCACAACCTCAGTTGAAACTATACAGTCGGATACAGTGGCTTCAGCAGCAGACAGTGACACCAGCAACAACACGACAAAAACTAACAGCAGCGCAGCAGAAAACCCATCGACCTCTGCACAGTCGTCTTCCCGTCCGCCGAATCAGCCAGGAGCCAGTCCTGTGCCTCCAGCCTCACCGACCATTAACAGTGCTGAAGATGATGATACAGTCAGCATTATGGAGATTGGCTATCCAGCATTAATCGAGCAGCTGAAAGTCAGGAGATGTTTGGAGTTGTACATGGTTTACTCCGAAAAATACCTGATGAAACAGACAGGAGGGGCGCAAGTACTGAAGATGGGTTTCCATGGGCATTTAGCTGTAGTTTTCAGTACTGTACTGATGCTGATTAACAGCAACATGCTAATGTCGCTGCATTAA